Proteins encoded by one window of Dokdonella sp.:
- a CDS encoding type III pantothenate kinase, producing the protein MRLLVDIGNTRLKWALASPEGFSPGGAFAHADTPFDEALAAQWVGLPAVDSIHVASVVDTDREAALHALLLARCGREAEFVRSPAAALGIVNAYHQPLRLGVDRFLAMAAAHAQAPRAQVVVGCGTALTLDALDASGRHLGGLIAPSPHLMRRALGFATARVGTGAGRLVEIAEDTLDGAWSGTALAAVALVERFRGEVARRLGTAVALVGDGGGLDEWRAQLPDLERAHDLVLRGLALWSERAG; encoded by the coding sequence ATGAGACTGCTGGTCGACATCGGCAACACGCGCCTCAAATGGGCGTTGGCCTCGCCCGAAGGCTTCTCGCCCGGTGGCGCGTTTGCGCATGCCGACACGCCGTTCGATGAAGCGCTGGCAGCGCAGTGGGTCGGACTGCCTGCCGTCGATTCGATCCATGTCGCCAGCGTTGTCGATACAGATAGGGAGGCCGCGCTGCACGCGCTGCTGCTTGCGCGTTGCGGCCGCGAGGCCGAGTTTGTGCGCAGCCCGGCCGCCGCACTGGGCATCGTCAACGCCTATCACCAGCCGCTACGGCTGGGCGTCGACCGCTTCCTCGCCATGGCCGCTGCGCATGCACAGGCGCCCCGCGCACAGGTCGTTGTCGGTTGCGGCACGGCCCTGACTCTCGATGCGCTCGATGCTTCCGGTCGCCATCTCGGCGGCCTCATCGCGCCGTCGCCACACCTGATGCGCCGTGCTCTCGGCTTCGCCACGGCGCGCGTCGGCACAGGTGCGGGCCGTCTTGTCGAGATTGCCGAAGACACGCTCGATGGTGCCTGGTCGGGTACCGCCCTGGCCGCGGTGGCCCTGGTCGAGCGTTTCCGTGGCGAAGTCGCGCGTCGTCTCGGCACGGCGGTCGCCCTGGTCGGCGATGGCGGTGGCCTCGACGAATGGCGCGCGCAACTGCCCGATCTCGAACGTGCCCACGATCTCGTCCTGCGCGGCCTCGCCCTGTGGAGTGAGCGGGCGGGCTAG
- a CDS encoding biotin--[acetyl-CoA-carboxylase] ligase, translating into MSGDAAQRLLRALCAQSPCSGSELAARAGVTRAAVWKQIEALRTEGVAIEAQAGRGYRLAAPIELLDARAIAAHLSPVLRRRFGGIEVHWRIDSTNSALLRTAAGDERVLAACLAERQTHGRGRRGRGWHMPLGGGIALSLRRRFDGSMAALAGLSLAIGVAVVRALAKHELAGVGLKWPNDVVVDGRKLAGILIELTGEAHGPCVAVIGIGLNLRLGVAGQAIDQPWTDLATLAGTAMPGRNVLAADLLAEIAAATDVFALHGFAAFVDDYARLDVLAGRSLRMLGTPTLVQGIGRGVDAQGRLRLACAHGECVVDSGEVSVRTIDGTVA; encoded by the coding sequence ATGAGTGGAGACGCCGCCCAGCGCCTGCTGCGCGCGCTTTGTGCGCAGTCGCCCTGCTCGGGCAGCGAGCTGGCCGCGCGTGCCGGTGTCACGCGCGCGGCGGTGTGGAAGCAGATCGAGGCGCTGCGTACCGAGGGCGTGGCGATCGAGGCACAGGCCGGGCGCGGCTATCGCCTGGCCGCACCGATCGAACTGCTCGATGCGCGGGCGATCGCGGCGCATCTGTCGCCGGTCTTGCGCCGGCGCTTTGGTGGCATCGAGGTGCACTGGCGGATCGATTCGACCAACAGCGCGTTGCTGCGCACGGCGGCCGGCGATGAGCGCGTGCTCGCGGCTTGCCTGGCCGAACGGCAGACGCACGGGCGCGGGCGTCGTGGCCGGGGCTGGCACATGCCGCTCGGCGGTGGCATCGCCTTGTCGCTGCGTCGGCGCTTCGACGGCAGCATGGCTGCGCTGGCCGGCCTCAGCCTCGCCATCGGGGTTGCCGTCGTGCGTGCGCTCGCGAAGCACGAGCTGGCTGGTGTCGGGCTGAAGTGGCCGAACGACGTCGTGGTCGACGGACGCAAGCTTGCCGGCATCCTGATCGAACTGACCGGCGAGGCGCATGGTCCGTGCGTGGCCGTGATCGGCATTGGCCTCAACCTGCGACTCGGCGTGGCAGGGCAGGCGATTGACCAGCCCTGGACCGATCTGGCGACGCTCGCCGGTACGGCAATGCCGGGCCGCAATGTGCTTGCCGCCGACCTGCTCGCCGAGATCGCCGCGGCGACCGATGTTTTCGCGCTGCATGGTTTCGCAGCCTTCGTCGACGACTATGCGCGTCTCGACGTGCTGGCTGGGCGCTCATTGCGCATGCTCGGCACGCCCACGCTCGTGCAAGGCATTGGTCGTGGCGTCGATGCGCAAGGCCGGTTGCGTCTGGCCTGCGCGCACGGAGAGTGCGTCGTCGATAGCGGTGAGGTCAGCGTGCGCACGATCGACGGGACGGTGGCATGA